The nucleotide window CCTGTCCGACTGGGCCGAGCTGTGGTTGCGCCGACCGCAGGTCAACACCCTGCGTGCCGAGTTCGCCGTGGACGCCGAGGGCCGCTACACCGAGGTGGCCGTGGTGCAGACCGCGCCCGAGTCGTACCCGGTGCTGCGCCCACACCGGATCGGCGTGGGCCGCTACTCGACGGACGGCACCGGGCGGCGCGACGAGGTGGACATCGACCCGAGCGTCGACGGAGGCCGGACCGTGCTCGGCGCGCTGGCCGGCGAGCCGGCGGCCCGGCTGCTGCTGCTCAACGACGGCGACCTCACCTTCGCGAAGGTACGCCTCGACCCGGCGTCGGCGGACGCCGTCGCGCAGGTGCTGCCCGGTCTGACCGACCCGCTGGCGAGGGCGCTGCTCTGGCGCGAGGCACTGGACGCGGCGACCGACGGCGAGCGCCCGGTCACCGGCCTGGTCGACCTGATGGTCGCCGCGCTGCCCGCCGAGACCGAAGTGATCATCGCGGAGGACGTGCTGACGCTCAGCCGGTCCCTGGTCGACCGCTACCTGGACCCGCTGACCCGCTCCACGGCCCTGGCCAGGGTGTCGGGGGCGTGCCAGCGGCTGCTCGACGGCGCGCCGGCCGGGGAGTCGCTGCAGCTCGCCGCCGCGCGGGGTTGGATCGCCGCGACCACCGACGCGGATCTGCTCGTCGGTTGGCTCGCCGGCCGGGACGTGCCGGCCGGTCTGAAGGTCGACGCGGAGCTGCGCTGGTCGGTGCTGCGCCGACTGGTGGTGCTGGGTGCCGCCGGCGAGGCGGAGATCGCCATCGAGGCCGCCGCCGACAACAGCTCCACGGGCGCGCAACGGGCCGCCCACTGCCGGGCGGCCCTGCCCGACCCGGCAGCGAAGCAGGCGACCTGGGAGATCATCCTGCGGGACACCGGGCTGTCCACTCGGCTGCTGGAGGCGATCGCCGAGGGGTTCTGGCAACCCGAACAGGCCGAGCTGACCGCCGCGTACGTCGATCGGTACTTCGCGGAGATGCCGGCCGCCGCGCACCGGCGTACCCCCTGGACGGCCGACCGGGTGGCGGCCCTGGCGTTTCCCCGCTACGCCGTGGCGCAGCCCACCCGGGAGGCGGCCGCGGCGCTGCTGGCCCGCGACGACCTGACTCCCGGCCTGCGTCGGGTGGTGACCGACGCCGACGACGACCTGCGCCGCGCGCTGGTCGCCCGGACGGCGACGGCCGCCGCCTCGGCCTGAACCCCGACGAGCGCGGGCTGATCAGCGCGGGGTGGCCGGCGCGGCGCCCCTTTCCCTTGATCGCCGGGCCGGGGCGGTCGGCCACGACGCTCGGCCTACGATCACTGGGTGGAGGAAGATATCCGGCGGATCGGGATCATGGGTGGCACCTTTGACCCGATTCACCACGGGCACCTCGTCGCGGCCAGTGAGGTGGCGGACCGGTTCGGCCTGGACGAGGTGGTCTTCGTCCCCACCGGGCAGCCGTGGCAGAAGGCCGACGAGCCGGTCAGCCCGGCCGAGGACCGGTACCTGATGACCGTGATCGCCACCGCCTCGAACCCTCGCTTCCAGGTCAGCCGGGTCGACATCGACCGCAGTGGGCCGACCTACACGGTCGACACGTTGCGTGACCTTCAGGCCGAGTACGGCCCGAAGGTGCAGTTGTTCTTCATCACCGGCGCGGACGCCCTGCAACGCATCCTGTCCTGGAAGGACCTGGACGAGATTTTCGAGCTGGCTCACTTCGTCGGCGTGACCCGGCCGGGTTTCCCGCTGACCGACAAGCATCTTCCGGCGGACACCGTCAGCCTGATCCAGGTGCCCGCGATGTCCATCTCGTCGACCGATTGTCGCGCTCGGGTCGCCAGGGGTGAGCCGGTCTGGTATCTGGTGCCCGACGGTGTGGTGCAGTACATCGCCAAGCGGAGCCTCTATCAGCGCTGAACGCGCCCTTTATGCCCAGGTTCGTGCCCTTAACCGACCAGAACTGGACGATCGGGGTGCCGGCGGGTATGAGACGCTTGGAGGATCGCACGCTTGATCGAAGGAGAACGGTGACAGTTTCCGAACGCGCTCACGAGCTGGCTATCGCGGCCGCCCAGGCCGCCGCCGACAAGAAGGCGCAGGACATCACGATCATCGACGTCGGCGACCAGCTCGCCATCACCGACGCGTTCGTGCTCGCCGCCGCCCCCAACGAGCGTCAGGTGCTGGCCATCGTCGACGCCATCGAGGAGAGCCTGCTGGAGTTGCCGGACAAGGCGAAGCCGGTGCGGCGCGAGGGCGAGCGTGGTGGCCGTTGGGTGCTGCTCGACTACGTCGACATCGTGGTGCATGTCCAGCACACCGAGGAGCGCGAGTTCTACGGGCTCGACCGCCTGTGGAAGGACTGCCCCACCATCCCGTTCGTCGACCGCGACCTGGTCGAGGCCGACGCCAGCGGGTCCGCCGCCGCCGAATGACCCGGCTGATCGTCTGGCGGCACGGCAACACCGACTGGAACGCCGCCAACCGTGTCCAGGGGCAGACCGACGTACCCCTCAACGATCTTGGTCGTGACCAGGCGCGCGCCGCCGCGCCGCTGCTCGCGGCGCTGCGGCCCGACGCCATCGTGGCCAGCGACCTGAGCCGCGCCGCGGAGACCGCCGCCGCGCTCGCCGCGCTGACCGGGCTTCCGGTACGCACCGACGCCCGGCTGCGCGAGCGGCACTTCGGCCAGTGGCAGGGTCTGCACCTCACCGAGGTCGCCGAACGCTTCCCCGAGGAGTACGCGCGCTGGCGGGCCGGCGACCCCGACCCGGGCGCGGATGTGGAGCCTCTGCACGACCTCGGCGAGCGGGTCGGCCTCGCGCTGCGGGAGGCGGCCGAGGCGGCACCCGGCGGCACGGTGGTGATCGCCACCCACGGTGGCGGCTCCCGCCAGGGCATGGGACACCTTCTCGGCTGGGACACCGGCGTGCTGCGCTCCATCGGCTCGTTGGCCAACTGCCACTGGAGTGAGCTGCGGCACGACGACCGCGCGCCGGCCATCGGGCGCCCGCAGGACGTCAGTGGGTGGCAGTTGCGGGCGCACAACGTCGGCCTGATCACCGCCCCGGTCGCCGTCGACGCGATCTGAGCACTCGCGCCTCGGCGTTCGCGCCCTCGATCGGCTAGCGTGCCGGGCATGCCCGTCGCGGTTGTCATCGACTCCACCGCCTACCTTCCGCCCGAGCTGGTGCAGGCGCACCGGCTGACCGTCGTGCCGTTGACCGTCGTACTCAACGGAGTGGAAGGGCTGGAGGGGGTGGAGACCCAGCCGGCCGACGCGACAGTGGCACTGAGCGCCCGCCGGGTCACGGCGACCACCTCCCGCCCGGCACCCGAGCAGTTCGCCCGCACGTACCGCCGACTGCTCGACGCCGGCGCCGACGGGATCGTCTCGGTGCACCTCTCCGCCGCGCTGTCCGGCACGGTGGAGGCCGCCCGGCTGGCCGCCACCGACCTGGACGGCCGGGTCGAGGTCGTGGACAGCCGCTCGGCGGGAATGGGGCTGGGGTTTCCGGCCATCGCCGCCGCCATCGCCGCCGAGACCGGCGCCGACCTTGCCGGGGTACGTGACGCAGCGCTCGCCGCCATCGCCCGCACCACCGTCTGGTTCTACGTCGACACGCTGGAATTCCTGCGCCGGGGCGGCCGGATCAACGCGGCCGAGGCGTTGGTCGGCACCGCGCTGTCCGTCAAGCCGATCATGCACATGCCGGACGGGGCGATCGTGCTGCGCGAGAAGGTCCGTACCGCCAGCCGGGGAGTGGCCCGTCTCGTGGACCTTGCCGTCGAGGCGGCCGGCGACGACGACGTGGATCTCGGGGTGCACCACCTGGCCGCACCGCAACGGGCCGAGGCGTTGCGCGCCGCGCTGACCGAACGGTTCGGCGACCGGCTGCGCGACACGTACGTCTCCGAGGCGGGCGCCGTCGTCGCCGCGCACGCCGGGCCCGGCCTGGCCTGCGTGGTCGTCCACCGCCGACCGGAGGGCTGAGCCGTGTCCACGTCGTGCGTGGTGACCGGCGGCGGTCGCGGTGTCGGCCGGGCTGTGGTTGAACGGCTGGTGGCGACCGGCGCCACCATCGTCGTACTGGAACGCGACGCCGACGCGGTCGACTGGTTGGCCGGCCATCCGGCCGCCGATCGGCTCGTCCCGGTGGTCGGTGACGCCGCCGACGAGCAGGTGGCCGAGCGCGCCGCCGAACTGGCGGACCACGCCGCGCCACTGACCGGCTGGGTGAACAACGCGGCGGTGTTCCGCGATGCCACGCTGCACTCCGCGTCGGCCGACACGGTGCTGGATCTGATCAACTTGAACCTGCGCCCAGCCGTGGTGGGCGCCGCAGTCGCCGTCCGCCGCTTCCTGGCCCGCGCCGCCGGTGGCGCGATCGTCAACGTCTCGTCCCACCAGGCCCGTCGACCGGTGTCAGGTGCCCTGCCGTACGCGACGGCGAAGGCCGCCGTGGAGGGGCTCACCCGGGCGCTGGCAGTCGAGTACGGGCGGCACGGCATTCGCGCCAATGCGGTAGCGCTCGGCTCGATCGCCACCGAGCGGCACGCCGAATTCCTGGCCACGCAGGAGCCCAACCAGGCCCAGTGGATCGACGCCGAGCTGACCCGGCTGCACCCGGTGGGCCGCATCGGGCGGGCCGAGGAGGTGGCCGAGGCGGTCGCGTACCTGCTGTCGCCCGCGGCGAGCTTCGTCAACGGGGTGACGCTGCCGGTGGACGGCGGACGGGCCGTACTCGGCCTCGACCCAGAGGCCCGCTGACCCTCGTGCCGGTCGGAGCCTAGCTGTCGGCGACGAAGACGCCCTGGCCCTGCTGACCGTAGATCAGGTTCCGCTCGTGCAGTTCCTTGACCGCTCGATAGGCCGTTGAGCGTGCCACGTTGTACAGCTCGCCGATCTCGGACACCGACGGCAGTTGTTGGCCGGGCGAGTATTCGCCTGAGCGGATCTTCTGCTCGATGTCATCCGCCACGCGGCGGTAGTGCGGTGGTCTCGTTGGCATGAGCGGCTCTCCCGGACTTCAGCGGAGATCATGTTTCCAGCCCGGGTGTGATCGAGACAAGGCGACAACGCGGCAAAGTGGAGACAGTGAGAACTTGACTACAGTGAGACAGTGGATACAGTGAGATAGTGATCGGGTGCTCCTGGACTTCAGCACTCCTGAGGTATCCGGTCCGCCCGCCCTGAGGGAGTGCACCGCAAGGCTTCGACCCCCGGGGCGGGCTACTTCGGATCGTGCGGAGGTGCCGACCATGCCAATCGATGAACCGGTGTCCACGGCGACCGAACTGTTCACGGCCAAGCGGGTACTGGATGCTCACTGGACCCGGGCGCTCGACCGGCCGTGGCGGGCGGGCGGGTGCCTGGAGTGCCGAGGACGCAACGAGTGCCGACAACTCGACTGGGCGTTGGCGCTCATGGCAGAGGTCGCCTCGGTCATGCTCCAGAAACGGTGAATGATCCTGCCCACGCCGCTGTGTTAGCCTCCGTGCGCGCCCCAGATGGGCCTACCCCCCGGAGGTTCTGGCTACTTCAGCCACCACGCCGAGATCGATGCGATGTACGCGTCTCTCGTGCGGGATCCGGGGCGTCGGTGCCCTCGGGGCTTCGTCATCTGCGTGGCTGGGTGAACGCTGTGGGCCTCCGGTCGGGTCTTCGGATCGACCGGGAAGAAGACGGTACGGATGACAGTCACGTTCAACCACACGATCATCGCCAGCAAGGACAAGAGCGCCTCGGCCGCGTTCTACCGGGAGCTGTTCGAGCTGCCGGAGGCGCCTTCATGGGGGCCGTTTGCCAACGTCCAACTGGACGAGGGTGTGCTGCTCCAGTTCGCCGAGCCGCCGGTGGACATCCAGATGCAGCACTACGCGTTCCTCGTCGACGACGAGTTGTTCGTGCGCTGCCTGGCGTTCGTCGAGGGGCGCGGCATCACCTACTGGGCCGACCCGCAGCTGAAGCGGGAAGGGGAGACCAACACCGAGCACGGTGGGCGGGGCTTCTACTTCTTCGACCCGGCGGGGCACGCCATCGAGATCATCACCCGACCGTACCTGTAGCAGGCCCGGCGGCCGGTCGGGCACCGTTGCCCACCGGCCGTCAGCCTCGCTGCTGAGCCTCGTGGATCGTGGGGTCCGCGCTCTCGCCTGGGTGTACGGGATTGGTCAGCTGGAACCCCGACGCTGCGAAGCTGGCCCCATGCTCGCGGTCGTACAGCACGAACGTTCCGCCCCGCTGCTCTGGCTGCCATCCACTCTTCAGGCCGCAGATGATGACGGCCCGCACGTCGACGGGTGTGGGGTAGCCGCTGTCGACAATGTACGGCCCGGGGGCCGACAACAGATCCGCTTCGAGCTTCTGGCCGTTCTTGCCGCCGCCACCCCAGGCCCGGACGTAGACCGCCCGGTGGTGGAAGCCATCGATCTGTACGCGGTGCAGCGCCGCGCGCCACGTGTAGGTGTGCCCGTCGATGTGTATCTGCCGTAGTCGAGCCCGCATCCGAGCCACCTCCGATCCTTCAAGATCGATGAGGCGTACTCTACGTCGCACTCCCCAATGGAGCGGTGGGAATTAACTTACCGATGCGTGACGGCGGTACCCGGCGGGTGGTCAGGCGTGCGCGGACAGGTCGAGGAGGTCACGGGCGCCCTGCCGGAGCAGGGCGGCGGCGACGGAGGTCCCGAGGGTGATCGGATCGGCTGCCCATTCGTGTACGTCGAGCACGGTCTTACCGTCGAGGCTGATCACTCTCGCCCGTAGGCCGAGGCGTCCGTCGGGTTCGGTGCGGGCAAGCGCAGCGATGGGGGAGTGACAGTTGCCCTGCAGGATGTGCAGCACGGTCCGCTCCGCCACGGTCTCGCGCCAGGCCTGTG belongs to Micromonospora ureilytica and includes:
- the nadD gene encoding nicotinate-nucleotide adenylyltransferase, encoding MEEDIRRIGIMGGTFDPIHHGHLVAASEVADRFGLDEVVFVPTGQPWQKADEPVSPAEDRYLMTVIATASNPRFQVSRVDIDRSGPTYTVDTLRDLQAEYGPKVQLFFITGADALQRILSWKDLDEIFELAHFVGVTRPGFPLTDKHLPADTVSLIQVPAMSISSTDCRARVARGEPVWYLVPDGVVQYIAKRSLYQR
- the rsfS gene encoding ribosome silencing factor produces the protein MTVSERAHELAIAAAQAAADKKAQDITIIDVGDQLAITDAFVLAAAPNERQVLAIVDAIEESLLELPDKAKPVRREGERGGRWVLLDYVDIVVHVQHTEEREFYGLDRLWKDCPTIPFVDRDLVEADASGSAAAE
- a CDS encoding histidine phosphatase family protein; amino-acid sequence: MTRLIVWRHGNTDWNAANRVQGQTDVPLNDLGRDQARAAAPLLAALRPDAIVASDLSRAAETAAALAALTGLPVRTDARLRERHFGQWQGLHLTEVAERFPEEYARWRAGDPDPGADVEPLHDLGERVGLALREAAEAAPGGTVVIATHGGGSRQGMGHLLGWDTGVLRSIGSLANCHWSELRHDDRAPAIGRPQDVSGWQLRAHNVGLITAPVAVDAI
- a CDS encoding DegV family protein, producing the protein MPVAVVIDSTAYLPPELVQAHRLTVVPLTVVLNGVEGLEGVETQPADATVALSARRVTATTSRPAPEQFARTYRRLLDAGADGIVSVHLSAALSGTVEAARLAATDLDGRVEVVDSRSAGMGLGFPAIAAAIAAETGADLAGVRDAALAAIARTTVWFYVDTLEFLRRGGRINAAEALVGTALSVKPIMHMPDGAIVLREKVRTASRGVARLVDLAVEAAGDDDVDLGVHHLAAPQRAEALRAALTERFGDRLRDTYVSEAGAVVAAHAGPGLACVVVHRRPEG
- a CDS encoding SDR family NAD(P)-dependent oxidoreductase yields the protein MSTSCVVTGGGRGVGRAVVERLVATGATIVVLERDADAVDWLAGHPAADRLVPVVGDAADEQVAERAAELADHAAPLTGWVNNAAVFRDATLHSASADTVLDLINLNLRPAVVGAAVAVRRFLARAAGGAIVNVSSHQARRPVSGALPYATAKAAVEGLTRALAVEYGRHGIRANAVALGSIATERHAEFLATQEPNQAQWIDAELTRLHPVGRIGRAEEVAEAVAYLLSPAASFVNGVTLPVDGGRAVLGLDPEAR
- a CDS encoding GntR family transcriptional regulator — encoded protein: MPTRPPHYRRVADDIEQKIRSGEYSPGQQLPSVSEIGELYNVARSTAYRAVKELHERNLIYGQQGQGVFVADS
- a CDS encoding VOC family protein, which encodes MTVTFNHTIIASKDKSASAAFYRELFELPEAPSWGPFANVQLDEGVLLQFAEPPVDIQMQHYAFLVDDELFVRCLAFVEGRGITYWADPQLKREGETNTEHGGRGFYFFDPAGHAIEIITRPYL
- a CDS encoding integrase, which gives rise to MRARLRQIHIDGHTYTWRAALHRVQIDGFHHRAVYVRAWGGGGKNGQKLEADLLSAPGPYIVDSGYPTPVDVRAVIICGLKSGWQPEQRGGTFVLYDREHGASFAASGFQLTNPVHPGESADPTIHEAQQRG